The following proteins are encoded in a genomic region of Oncorhynchus keta strain PuntledgeMale-10-30-2019 chromosome 35, Oket_V2, whole genome shotgun sequence:
- the LOC127915626 gene encoding GATA zinc finger domain-containing protein 14-like — translation MATGATSPQHSPQHKTTGATSPQHKTTSSQHKTTSPQHKTTGATSPQHSPQHKTGATSPQHKTTGRTSPQHKTTGRTAALSTKQQAQQPSAQNNRRNEPSAQNNRRLLSTKQQAQRALSTKQQAQRASAQNNRRNKPSAQNNRRNKPSAQNNRRNKPSAQNNRRNKPSAQNNRRNKPSAQNRRNKHSAQNNRRNKPSAQNRRNKPSAQNNRRNKLSAQNNRRNKLSAQNNRRNKPSAQNNRRNKPSAQNNKPSAQNNKPSAQNNKPSAQNNKPSAQNNRQNKPSAQNNRQNKLSAQNRRNKPSAQNNRRNKPSAQNNRRNKPSAQNNRRNKPSAQNRRNKPSAQNNRRNKPSAQHNRRNKPSAQNNKPSAQNNRQNKPSAQNNRRNKPSAQNNRRNKPSAQHNRRNKPSAQHNRRNKPSAQHNRRNKPSAQHNRRNKPSAQHNRRNKPSAQHNRRNKPSAQHNRRNKPSAQNNRQNKPSAQNNRQNKPSAQNNRQNKPSAQNNRRNKPSAQNNRRNKPSAQNNRRNKPSAQNNRRNKPSAQNNRRNKPSAQNNRRNKPSAQNNRRNKPSAQNNRQNKPSAQNNRQNKPSAQNNRQNKPSAQNNRQNKPSAQNNKPSAQNNRQNKPSAQNNRQNKPSAQNNRQNKPSAQNNRQNKPSAQNNRRNKPSAQNNKPSAQHNRRNKPSAQHNRRNKPSAQNNRQNKLSAQGQYKQMHNSQ, via the coding sequence ATGGCAACAGGCGCAACAAGCCCTCAGCACAGCCCTCAGCACAAAACAACAGGCGCAACGAGCCCTCAGCACAAAACAACAAGCTCTCAACACAAAACAACCAGCCCTCAGCACAAAACAACAGGCGCAACAAGCCCTCAGCACAGCCCTCAGCACAAAACAGGCGCAACGAGCCCTCAGCACAAAACAACAGGCAGAACAAGCCCTCAGCACAAAACAACAGGCAGAACGGCAGCCCTCAGCACAAAACAACAGGCGCAACAGCCCTCAGCACAAAACAACAGGCGCAACGAGCCCTCAGCACAAAACAACAGGCGCCTCCTCAGCACAAAACAACAGGCGCAACGAGCCCTCAGCACAAAACAACAGGCGCAACGAGCCTCAGCACAAAACAACAGGCGCAACAAGCCCTCAGCACAAAACAACAGGCGCAACAAGCCCTCAGCACAAAACAACAGGCGCAACAAGCCCTCAGCACAAAACAACAGGCGCAACAAGCCCTCAGCACAAAACAACAGGCGCAACAAGCCCTCAGCACAAAACAGGCGCAACAAGCACTCAGCACAAAACAACAGGCGCAACAAGCCCTCAGCACAAAACAGGCGCAACAAGCCCTCAGCACAAAACAACAGGCGCAACAAGCTCTCAGCACAAAACAACAGGCGCAACAAGCTCTCAGCACAAAACAACAGGCGCAACAAGCCCTCAGCACAAAACAACAGGCGCAACAAGCCCTCAGCACAAAACAACAAGCCCTCAGCACAAAACAACAAGCCCTCAGCACAAAACAACAAGCCCTCAGCACAAAACAACAAGCCCTCAGCACAAAACAACAGGCAGAACAAGCCCTCAGCACAAAACAACAGGCAGAACAAGCTCTCAGCACAAAACAGGCGCAACAAGCCCTCAGCACAAAACAACAGGCGCAACAAGCCCTCAGCACAAAACAACAGGCGCAACAAGCCCTCAGCACAAAACAACAGGCGCAACAAGCCCTCAGCACAAAACAGGCGCAACAAGCCCTCAGCACAAAACAACAGGCGCAACAAGCCCTCAGCACAACACAACAGGCGCAACAAGCCCTCAGCACAAAACAACAAGCCCTCAGCACAAAACAACAGGCAGAACAAGCCCTCAGCACAAAACAACAGGCGCAACAAGCCCTCAGCACAAAACAACAGGCGCAACAAGCCCTCAGCACAACACAACAGGCGCAACAAGCCCTCAGCACAACACAACAGGCGCAACAAGCCCTCAGCACAACACAACAGGCGCAACAAGCCCTCAGCACAACACAACAGGCGCAACAAGCCCTCAGCACAACACAACAGGCGCAACAAGCCCTCAGCACAACACAACAGGCGCAACAAGCCCTCAGCACAACACAACAGGCGCAACAAGCCCTCAGCACAAAACAACAGGCAGAACAAGCCCTCAGCACAAAACAACAGGCAGAACAAGCCCTCAGCACAAAACAACAGGCAGAACAAGCCCTCAGCACAAAACAACAGGCGCAACAAGCCCTCAGCACAAAACAACAGGCGCAACAAGCCCTCAGCACAAAACAACAGGCGCAACAAGCCCTCAGCACAAAACAACAGGCGCAACAAGCCCTCAGCACAAAACAACAGGCGCAACAAGCCCTCAGCACAAAACAACAGGCGCAACAAGCCCTCAGCACAAAACAACAGGCGCAACAAGCCCTCAGCACAAAACAACAGGCAGAACAAGCCCTCAGCACAAAACAACAGGCAGAACAAGCCCTCAGCACAAAACAACAGGCAGAACAAGCCCTCAGCACAAAACAACAGGCAGAACAAGCCCTCAGCACAAAACAACAAGCCCTCAGCACAAAACAACAGGCAGAACAAGCCCTCAGCACAAAACAACAGGCAGAACAAGCCCTCAGCACAAAACAACAGGCAGAACAAGCCCTCAGCACAAAACAACAGGCAGAACAAGCCCTCAGCACAAAACAACAGGCGCAACAAGCCCTCAGCACAAAACAACAAGCCCTCAGCACAACACAACAGGCGCAACAAGCCCTCAGCACAACACAACAGGCGCAACAAACCCTCAGCACAAAACAACAGGCAGAACAAGCTCTCAGCACAAGGTCAGTACAAACAGATGCATAACAGCCAATAA